The stretch of DNA ATCCCATGCCCTCTACAGATTACTGGTTCAGAATTTTATTTACCGAAAATGGGCTTCAAAAATTGTACAAAAGTCATTTTACCTTGAAACGATAATAGTAATATGCCCTTGATTTAAAAAGAAGACATTACTTGAACTTACAACAAAATAGATACGAAAATCAGACCTTTGAAAATATATCACTTTTAAAAAGTTGGCTACATCAAACTGTAAATGCTATGAGCGAAAACACAATAGATGTAGCTTAAAATTAAGGCATCAAACAAGTCGAGATATAGTAGTCCAAAAAGAAATACAGTATTCTGGATATTATAATAACAAACTATTAAATTATCTTTGCAATTCTTAAAAACAACCCAATGCGCATAGATATTATTACTGTTTTACCAGAATTAATTAAAAGTCCTTTTGAAGCCTCTATTTTAAAACGTGCCATTAAAGCTGGCTTGGTAGAAGTACATTTTCATAATTTACGAGATTATACTACTGATAATTATAAATCTATTGATGACACACAATTTGGTGGTGGGGCTGGTATGGTCATGATGGTAGAACCTATTGATAAATGTATTTCTGCTTTAAAGACAGAAAGAAATTATGATGAAGTTATTTATATGACTCCAGATGGTGAAACTTTAAAACAAGGCATTGCTAACCAAATATCTTTGAAAGAAAATATTATTATTCTATGCGGACATTATAAAGGTGTAGATCAACGTGTACGTGATCATTTTATAACTCGGGAGATTTCTATTGGTGACTACGTATTATCTGGTGGAGAATTAGGAGCTGCGGTACTTTGTGATGCTGTAATACGTTTAATTCCAGGCGTATTAGGAAACGAGACTTCTGCCCTAACCGATTCGTTTCAAGATAATTTATTAGCACCGCCTATTTATACGAAACCACGTGACTATAAAGGTTGGAAAGTCCCAGAGTTACTATTTAGTGGAAACCTCCCTGAGATTGAAAAGTGGCGTGAAGAGCAGGCCTACCAACGTACTAAAGAAAGACGACCAGACTTATTAGATAACCAAAGCAACGAATAGTTATGAATGAACTTACAAACGAATATATGATTTATTTTAGCATTGGAACAGTACTTAATAGTATAGCACATTTAACAGCAATAATTGCTAGTATTATCATAGTAGCTAAAGTAAAAAAAACTGCAACTTACCTTATGTTATTGGGATCAATTCTAAAAATAATAATGGTGATTTTAAGCATTGTTTTACCCATCCTAACCAAAACACCAGAGAGTTTGTTAAGCCTACAAGGAGGTATTTCTATTTTAACAGGCTTATCTTTATTCGTTTTTGCTCTTGGATTCATATTGTATGCAGCCCAATTGGTAAAACAAAACCCATAGCCTTAACTTTTGGGCTTAATAAAAAGGTTGAGTAAACAAAAAACTTTTAACTTATTTACTTCTAACTTATAACTTTTTATTTATCTTTGCAGCCAATTTCGGGTTAACCTCTGGCGAGAATCGTGAATGTTGTTCTGAATTAATTATAATTAAATTTAAAGATATGGAATCTTTAGTAAAATTTGTACAAGACGAATTTGTAACAAGAAAAGATTTGCCAGAATTTTCAGCTGGAGATACAATTACTGTTTATTACGAAATTAAAGAGGGAAGTAAAACAAGAACTCAGTTTTTTAGAGGTGTAGTAATACAAAGAAGAGGATCTGGAACATCAGAAACTTTTACCATTAGAAAAATGTCTGGGTCTATTGG from Flavivirga spongiicola encodes:
- the trmD gene encoding tRNA (guanosine(37)-N1)-methyltransferase TrmD gives rise to the protein MRIDIITVLPELIKSPFEASILKRAIKAGLVEVHFHNLRDYTTDNYKSIDDTQFGGGAGMVMMVEPIDKCISALKTERNYDEVIYMTPDGETLKQGIANQISLKENIIILCGHYKGVDQRVRDHFITREISIGDYVLSGGELGAAVLCDAVIRLIPGVLGNETSALTDSFQDNLLAPPIYTKPRDYKGWKVPELLFSGNLPEIEKWREEQAYQRTKERRPDLLDNQSNE
- the rplS gene encoding 50S ribosomal protein L19; its protein translation is MESLVKFVQDEFVTRKDLPEFSAGDTITVYYEIKEGSKTRTQFFRGVVIQRRGSGTSETFTIRKMSGSIGVERIFPINLPALQKIEVNKRGQVRRARIYYFRGLTGKKARIKESRH